From a region of the Rouxiella sp. S1S-2 genome:
- the pntA gene encoding Re/Si-specific NAD(P)(+) transhydrogenase subunit alpha: MRIGIPRERLTNEARVAATPKTVEQLLKLGFTVAIEQGAGKLASFDDAAYEIVGATVEAGDAVWQSDIVLKVNAPLDAEIDKLQAGSTLVSFIWPAQNPELIQKLADRNVTALAMDSVPRISRAQSMDALSSMANIAGYRAIVEAAHEFGRFFTGQITAAGKVPPAKVMIIGAGVAGLAAIGAAGSLGAIVRAFDTRPEVKEQVQSMGAEFLELDFEEEAGSGDGYAKVMSDAFIKAEMALFAAQAEDVDIIVTTALIPGRPAPKLITREMVASMKPGSVIVDLAAQTGGNCELTVADTITVTPNGVKIIGYTDLPSRLPTQSSQLYGTNLLNLLKLLCKEKNGEIEIDFEDTVVRGVTVVKAGEITWPAPPIQVSAQPQAAKVAAPAPKAEAKPTSKWTKYIIMAIAIVLFGWLANVAPKEFLSHFTVFALSCVVGYYVVWNVSHALHTPLMAVTNAISGIIVVGALLQIGHGGWVSFLSFVAVLIASINIFGGFTVTQRMLKMFRKN; this comes from the coding sequence ATGCGTATTGGTATACCAAGAGAACGGTTGACCAATGAAGCCCGTGTTGCAGCAACGCCCAAAACGGTGGAACAACTGCTGAAACTCGGCTTTACAGTCGCCATTGAGCAAGGCGCGGGTAAACTGGCCAGTTTTGACGATGCCGCTTATGAAATCGTCGGCGCGACGGTAGAAGCGGGTGATGCTGTCTGGCAATCTGACATCGTTTTGAAGGTGAATGCGCCTTTAGACGCTGAAATCGACAAACTGCAGGCGGGATCGACACTGGTAAGTTTTATCTGGCCAGCACAAAACCCTGAACTGATTCAAAAACTGGCCGACCGGAACGTTACCGCGTTGGCTATGGATTCTGTACCGCGTATTTCCCGTGCACAGTCGATGGATGCGCTGAGTTCGATGGCCAATATCGCCGGTTATCGTGCCATTGTTGAAGCCGCGCACGAATTTGGCCGCTTCTTCACCGGTCAAATCACCGCCGCAGGCAAAGTGCCACCGGCCAAAGTGATGATAATCGGTGCCGGAGTCGCCGGTTTGGCAGCAATTGGCGCCGCGGGCAGCTTGGGGGCAATTGTTCGCGCCTTCGACACTCGTCCTGAAGTGAAAGAACAAGTGCAAAGTATGGGCGCAGAATTCCTCGAGCTGGACTTTGAGGAAGAGGCCGGCAGCGGCGATGGCTACGCTAAAGTGATGTCTGATGCCTTTATTAAGGCCGAGATGGCGCTGTTCGCCGCCCAGGCAGAAGACGTTGATATTATCGTCACAACGGCACTTATTCCGGGTCGTCCGGCACCGAAGCTTATCACCCGAGAAATGGTCGCTTCAATGAAACCGGGCAGCGTGATTGTCGATCTCGCGGCGCAAACCGGCGGAAACTGCGAGCTGACAGTAGCCGACACCATTACCGTAACGCCAAACGGGGTGAAAATTATTGGCTATACCGATTTACCCAGCCGTTTACCGACCCAGTCTTCTCAGCTTTACGGCACCAACCTGCTTAACTTGCTGAAGCTGCTGTGCAAAGAGAAAAACGGTGAAATCGAGATCGACTTCGAAGATACCGTCGTGCGCGGAGTCACGGTCGTCAAAGCAGGAGAAATTACCTGGCCAGCGCCGCCGATTCAGGTTTCTGCCCAGCCCCAGGCAGCAAAAGTTGCAGCGCCGGCCCCTAAGGCCGAGGCTAAACCGACCTCAAAGTGGACCAAGTACATCATTATGGCCATCGCCATCGTGCTGTTTGGTTGGCTGGCAAACGTTGCGCCGAAAGAGTTCCTGTCTCACTTTACCGTTTTCGCACTGTCCTGTGTGGTGGGTTATTACGTGGTCTGGAACGTCAGTCACGCATTGCACACGCCGCTGATGGCGGTAACCAACGCGATTTCAGGGATTATCGTGGTCGGGGCATTACTGCAAATTGGTCACGGCGGATGGGTGAGTTTCCTCTCTTTTGTTGCCGTACTGATTGCCAGTATCAATATTTTTGGCGGATTTACCGTCACTCAGCGCATGCTGAAAATGTTTCGCAAGAATTAA